The Mastacembelus armatus chromosome 9, fMasArm1.2, whole genome shotgun sequence genome contains a region encoding:
- the sdsl gene encoding serine dehydratase-like, which yields MQTQQPLHVATPVRQSVALTKVAGTPVYLKLDSSQPTGSFKIRGIGHLCKTWAERGCERFVCCSGGNAGMAAAYSARQLGVPATIVVPSVTPVPTVERLRDEGATVVIYGKALNESIEYGQQLVANNPGWIFISPFDDPLIWEGHTSLVKELQQDLREKPGAIVLSVGGGGLLNGVVEGLRRADWADVPIVAMETMGAHSLNAAIKAGELVTLPEITSVATTLGLTRVSAQTMKLVGEHTVFSEVVTDQEAVKAVERFVDDEKILVEPACGAALAAVYSGSIKRMQDEGRLAHRLRPVVIVVCGGNNISIQQLWRLKKQLCII from the exons ATGCAGACCCAACAACCTCTTCATGTGGCCACACCAGTGAGGCAAAGTGTTGCGCTGACCAAAGTGGCTGGGACCCCTGTCTATCTCAAACTGGATTCCTCTCAGCCCACAGGATCCTTTAAGATCAGGGGCATTGGGCACCTTTGCAAAACC tggGCAGAGCGAGGATGTGAGCGGTTTGTCTGCTGCTCAG GAGGAAACGCTGGGATGGCCGCAGCTTATTCTGCCCGGCAGCTTGGGGTACCTGCCACCATAGTAGTTCCAAGTGTCACACCAGTCCCCACGGTGGAGAGGCTCAGGGACGAGGGTGCCACCGTGGTCATCTATGGAAAA GCTCTAAATGAAAGCATTGAATATGGGCAACAGCTGGTGGCAAACAACCCTGGTTGGATATTCATCTCTCCGTTTGATGATCCCCTCATCTG GGAAGGCCACACGTCTCTGGTGAAGGAGCTGCAGCAAGACCTGAGGGAAAAGCCAGGGGCTATAGTGCTGTCAGTGGGAGGCGGGGGCCTGCTGAATGGAGTGGTGGAGGGACTGCGGCGTGCCGACTGGGCTGACGTACCCATTGTAGCCATGGAAACCATGGGAGCTCATAGCCTCAATGCGGCCATAAAAGCTGGAGAGCTGGTCACTTTACCTGAAATTACCAG TGTGGCAACCACACTGGGCCTGACACGGGTCTCTGCACAGACAATGAAACTGGTGGGAGAGCACACAGTTTTCTCAGAAGTAGTCACAGACCAGGAGGCTGTAAAAGCAGTTGAACGCTTTGTAG ATGATGAGAAGATCCTGGTGGAGCCTGCCTGCGGCGCCGCTCTGGCAGCTGTGTACAGCGGCAGTATCAAAAGGATGCAGGATGAGGGCAGATTGGCACATCGCCTGAGACCGGTGGTCATCGTGGTGTGTGGAGGCAACAATATCAGCATACAGCAACTGTGGAGGctgaaaaaacaactttgtattATTTAG